From the genome of Sulfurovum sp. NBC37-1, one region includes:
- a CDS encoding L,D-transpeptidase family protein: MNIGMRTKIVLAVVFAVIVSGCVGPQDAEGWSSSQKSQFIKILASDKYVSLCNQKSLYEKVRQSQNSRLMTKLLVGYTYNLANSCIDRSTIGKEYDAYWQKVSTSDIQRKLRAGESIENILKPYVPEYKQFRLLVAKYKALQRTPGASPQALRKVRMSIERIKLMKPGLGKTYVLVNIPEFRVRVIENDKTSIAMGVITGKKDHQTPIFSENLQYIVLNPTWNVPDSIARNEVIPKLLKDPGYLKKHRLVMRRDYNLDSPALSPGSVNLRAYKGGKGDVPFKFIEVPSDKNALGRVKFIFPNHHSVYMHDTPTKYLFKRNVRAYSHGCVRLQNPKLMLKYLTEHYTNYSFEEAMEKYNSYKTQYMKIIKPLPVHTAYLTAYVEEDGTLKVFPDIYGLDAMQKLNF, from the coding sequence ATGAACATAGGGATGAGAACGAAGATAGTATTGGCGGTGGTATTTGCGGTTATAGTGAGTGGATGTGTCGGTCCGCAGGATGCCGAAGGATGGAGCTCATCGCAGAAGAGCCAGTTCATAAAGATACTCGCATCGGACAAGTATGTATCTTTATGCAACCAGAAATCGCTCTACGAAAAGGTCAGACAGAGTCAGAACTCCAGACTAATGACCAAACTTCTTGTCGGTTACACGTACAACCTTGCCAACAGCTGCATAGACAGAAGTACGATTGGGAAAGAGTATGATGCCTACTGGCAGAAGGTGAGTACCTCTGACATTCAGAGGAAACTCAGAGCGGGAGAAAGCATCGAGAATATCCTCAAACCCTATGTACCGGAGTACAAGCAGTTCAGGCTCCTTGTGGCAAAATACAAAGCGTTGCAGAGAACACCGGGAGCCTCTCCACAGGCACTGCGTAAGGTACGTATGAGTATCGAGCGTATCAAACTGATGAAGCCGGGCCTTGGCAAGACCTATGTCCTGGTGAATATTCCCGAGTTCCGTGTACGTGTTATCGAGAATGACAAGACTTCCATCGCCATGGGTGTGATCACAGGAAAAAAAGATCACCAGACACCTATCTTCAGTGAAAACCTGCAGTATATCGTGCTCAACCCTACCTGGAACGTACCCGACAGCATTGCCAGGAACGAAGTGATCCCCAAACTGCTTAAAGACCCGGGGTATCTGAAAAAGCACCGTCTGGTGATGCGCAGAGACTACAATCTTGACTCACCGGCATTGAGTCCAGGCTCTGTGAATCTCAGAGCATATAAGGGTGGCAAGGGCGATGTTCCGTTTAAATTCATCGAAGTACCATCAGACAAGAATGCGCTTGGACGCGTGAAGTTCATCTTCCCGAACCATCATTCTGTCTATATGCATGATACGCCGACCAAGTACCTTTTCAAAAGAAACGTGCGTGCTTACAGCCATGGATGTGTAAGGCTGCAGAATCCGAAGCTCATGCTGAAGTATCTGACAGAACACTACACCAACTACAGCTTCGAAGAGGCGATGGAAAAATATAACAGTTACAAGACACAGTACATGAAGATCATCAAACCGCTTCCTGTGCATACGGCCTACTTGACTGCCTATGTTGAAGAGGATGGTACATTGAAAGTGTTCCCTGACATTTATGGTCTTGACGCAATGCAGAAACTGAATTTCTAA
- a CDS encoding L,D-transpeptidase family protein — protein sequence MTRAWLILGDILVTLLLLVSFILFYLYPPASEPKVVEIHPLEQNITIEQNLTFPDYGLNIPEINYTMTVEDLMRMAQEENKTEFVPIETFRDVPLKEALSHAGARVGDAVFIRIFKREALLEVWIKKDGEYKLLKEYKICAYSGRLGPKLKEGDRQAPEGFYSVNRGRLNPHSKFHLSFNLGYPNAYDRAYGRTGAYLMVHGNCVSIGCYAMTDAKIEEIYMLVEEALKKGQKRVQVHIYPFRMTPENMAAYSHYRWYSFWQNLKEGYDYFEAEHLPPKISVENKRYIIGESEE from the coding sequence ATGACAAGGGCATGGCTGATACTGGGCGATATCCTTGTTACGCTTCTTCTTCTTGTCTCTTTCATACTTTTTTATCTTTATCCGCCCGCGTCAGAACCCAAAGTGGTTGAGATCCATCCCCTGGAACAGAATATTACGATAGAACAGAACCTTACATTTCCGGATTACGGACTGAACATTCCGGAGATCAACTACACCATGACCGTAGAGGACCTTATGCGTATGGCACAGGAAGAAAATAAAACGGAGTTCGTACCCATAGAGACCTTCAGGGACGTCCCACTGAAAGAAGCACTCTCTCATGCCGGTGCCAGGGTCGGCGATGCGGTGTTCATCCGTATCTTCAAGCGTGAAGCCCTTCTTGAGGTCTGGATCAAAAAGGATGGAGAGTACAAACTCCTCAAAGAGTACAAGATCTGCGCCTACTCGGGCAGACTCGGCCCCAAGCTCAAAGAGGGGGACAGGCAGGCCCCCGAAGGTTTCTACAGCGTGAACAGAGGCAGGCTCAATCCGCACAGCAAATTTCACCTTTCGTTCAATCTCGGTTACCCCAATGCCTACGACCGGGCGTACGGACGGACCGGTGCCTACCTGATGGTACATGGCAACTGTGTCTCCATAGGCTGCTACGCGATGACGGATGCGAAGATAGAAGAGATCTACATGCTGGTGGAAGAGGCATTGAAAAAGGGTCAGAAAAGAGTGCAGGTGCACATTTACCCTTTCCGTATGACACCAGAAAATATGGCGGCCTACAGTCATTACCGGTGGTACAGCTTCTGGCAGAACCTCAAAGAGGGCTACGACTACTTCGAAGCTGAACACCTGCCGCCGAAGATCAGCGTGGAGAACAAACGTTATATTATTGGTGAGTCAGAAGAGTAG
- the murJ gene encoding murein biosynthesis integral membrane protein MurJ, giving the protein MRLRSIFTNSFGILFSRVTGLGRDVLMASALGASVWSDMFFVAFKLPNLFRRIFAEGAFTQAFMPSFVASKHKGVFATAIFLRFLIFLVAVSLVITFFPEPITKLLAWGWDSEQIAKTAPMTAINFWYLDLIFIVTFLATLLQYREHFATTAMSTALLNISMITALWLYMKEDPKTVAYAVSYAVLIGGALQVVAHLITLHNFKLHKLLIGGWKYRNLKDVEEEKKHFQSLFLPGILGNSTPQISAFIDTILATFLMTGSVSFLFYANRVFQLPLAIIAIATATVLFPAVSKALNNGNETEAYKNLNQAFWLLSFLLGAAMLGGMLLAEPIVWLLFERGKFTQAETLQTVNVLRMYMIGLLPFGLAKLFSLFLYASHRHRKAAKIAVYSLIASVTSSLILMHPLGASGLALAGSIGGWVLFIFTVKEVGTERFVEIIQNKKLLYFLIMMGLLTVIFYYANSWIVTFIQ; this is encoded by the coding sequence ATGCGATTACGCTCCATATTTACCAACAGCTTCGGCATACTTTTTTCACGTGTAACAGGGCTGGGTCGTGATGTCCTGATGGCTTCTGCACTGGGAGCTTCAGTGTGGAGTGACATGTTCTTCGTGGCATTCAAGCTCCCCAATCTTTTCAGGCGTATTTTTGCCGAAGGTGCTTTCACGCAGGCTTTCATGCCCTCTTTTGTAGCATCCAAACACAAAGGGGTCTTTGCTACGGCGATCTTCCTGAGATTTCTTATCTTCCTTGTGGCGGTGTCATTGGTGATCACCTTTTTCCCCGAACCGATCACCAAACTGCTCGCCTGGGGCTGGGACAGTGAACAGATAGCCAAAACCGCACCGATGACTGCGATCAACTTCTGGTACCTGGATCTCATTTTCATTGTGACATTTTTGGCGACACTACTTCAGTACAGAGAACATTTCGCTACCACTGCCATGTCTACAGCCTTGCTGAACATTTCTATGATCACCGCACTGTGGCTCTACATGAAAGAAGACCCAAAGACTGTCGCTTACGCAGTGAGTTATGCCGTACTCATTGGAGGTGCGCTGCAGGTAGTAGCGCACCTCATTACCCTGCACAATTTCAAACTGCACAAACTGCTCATAGGCGGCTGGAAATACCGGAACCTCAAAGATGTAGAAGAGGAGAAGAAACATTTCCAATCCCTCTTTCTGCCCGGTATTCTCGGGAACTCCACCCCGCAGATCTCCGCATTCATTGATACAATACTTGCCACTTTCCTGATGACTGGTTCCGTCTCGTTCCTCTTCTATGCCAACAGGGTCTTCCAGCTTCCGCTTGCCATCATTGCCATTGCTACAGCGACCGTACTCTTTCCTGCCGTTTCCAAAGCACTCAACAATGGAAATGAAACCGAAGCTTACAAAAACCTCAACCAGGCGTTCTGGCTGCTGAGTTTCCTTCTGGGTGCAGCGATGCTGGGAGGAATGCTTCTTGCCGAACCTATCGTATGGCTGCTCTTCGAGAGAGGAAAATTTACACAGGCAGAAACACTGCAAACTGTTAACGTTCTGCGCATGTACATGATCGGTCTGCTGCCTTTCGGTCTGGCAAAACTCTTTTCACTCTTTCTCTATGCCTCTCACCGCCACCGAAAAGCGGCCAAAATCGCCGTCTATTCACTCATTGCCTCTGTCACTTCCTCCCTGATACTCATGCATCCTCTCGGAGCATCAGGTCTGGCACTGGCAGGAAGTATCGGGGGATGGGTCCTTTTCATCTTTACGGTCAAAGAGGTAGGGACAGAAAGATTCGTGGAGATCATTCAAAACAAAAAACTGCTCTATTTTCTAATTATGATGGGTCTGCTTACTGTTATATTTTACTATGCAAACAGCTGGATAGTGACGTTCATACAATAA
- the eco gene encoding serine protease inhibitor ecotin, with the protein MIKKITFALTALSVSISLYAAETPKDKYGMFPEPESGYVRYIVEVRKTKNDYDHKVELLIGKTMMVDCNHHSFSGKIEKLPLQGWGYSYYKVSDIKSGPTTMMACQEPKKEAFVSLRLPRDMELVRYNSRLGRVIYVPKGFEVRYRVWSAEDKVHQAKKH; encoded by the coding sequence ATGATCAAAAAAATAACATTTGCATTGACAGCCTTGTCAGTAAGCATATCACTGTATGCAGCAGAGACACCCAAAGACAAATACGGTATGTTCCCTGAACCGGAAAGTGGATATGTCCGCTACATCGTTGAAGTACGCAAGACCAAAAATGACTACGACCATAAAGTGGAACTGTTGATCGGCAAAACAATGATGGTCGACTGCAACCACCACTCTTTCTCCGGAAAGATCGAAAAACTTCCTCTTCAAGGGTGGGGATACAGTTATTATAAAGTAAGCGATATCAAAAGTGGCCCCACAACGATGATGGCCTGTCAGGAGCCAAAGAAAGAGGCATTTGTTTCACTGCGCCTGCCCAGGGATATGGAGCTCGTACGGTACAACAGCCGCCTGGGAAGAGTGATCTATGTGCCTAAAGGATTTGAGGTGCGTTACCGTGTATGGAGCGCTGAAGATAAGGTACATCAGGCAAAAAAGCATTAG
- a CDS encoding alpha/beta fold hydrolase — translation MASKEISYKEHTFQLAYELVNPSQEEVLLVLHGWGSNKEIMKQAFGKELPGYKHIYLDMPGFGKSSNDIVLTTQDYAAVVQLFLDALNVKAKIAMGHSFGGKVSTLLNPPCLVLLSSSGILVPKPMDVKVKIALTKLLKPFKFAWIRKLFASKDVEGMSHEMYETFKNVVNEAFEHNFSNVSGKALLFWGKSDTATPLWTAEKIQGMIPGAQLYPLEGDHFFFLKHAPFIAQTITDQCKDGNS, via the coding sequence ATGGCATCAAAAGAGATAAGCTACAAAGAACACACTTTTCAACTTGCATATGAACTGGTCAATCCTTCGCAGGAGGAAGTGCTGCTCGTACTGCACGGCTGGGGGAGTAACAAAGAGATTATGAAGCAGGCATTCGGCAAAGAGTTGCCTGGGTACAAACACATTTACCTCGATATGCCCGGGTTTGGGAAAAGCAGCAATGACATAGTGCTTACGACGCAGGATTATGCCGCTGTCGTGCAGCTTTTTCTCGATGCCCTGAATGTAAAAGCGAAGATCGCCATGGGGCACTCTTTCGGGGGGAAGGTATCGACACTGCTCAATCCTCCCTGTCTGGTGCTGCTCTCCTCGTCGGGCATACTCGTACCCAAGCCGATGGATGTCAAGGTCAAGATCGCTCTGACCAAACTGCTCAAGCCTTTCAAATTCGCGTGGATACGCAAACTTTTCGCTTCCAAAGATGTGGAGGGTATGAGCCACGAGATGTATGAGACGTTCAAAAATGTGGTCAACGAGGCGTTCGAACATAATTTTTCAAATGTTTCGGGCAAAGCACTACTCTTCTGGGGCAAATCAGATACGGCGACACCGCTCTGGACGGCGGAGAAGATACAAGGTATGATCCCCGGCGCACAGCTCTATCCGCTCGAAGGTGACCACTTCTTCTTTCTGAAACATGCACCGTTCATCGCTCAGACCATTACAGACCAATGCAAGGACGGCAACTCATGA
- a CDS encoding META domain-containing protein, with protein sequence MISKKLLFISLTSTLLFGSAGSVSLSSLDGSWILRTMDGHKVSSARAILDFNSKHKKIDGYDGCNRIEGKLNLHTNDMYSSKLKTYRYECLNSTKRFVSARLHQAIGEGFTIQKGKMKDEEGIVLKSKNHTLFFKKLGKSSITDFLK encoded by the coding sequence ATGATCTCAAAAAAACTGCTTTTTATCTCTTTGACATCGACACTGCTCTTCGGTTCGGCAGGATCTGTCTCGCTCAGCAGCCTTGACGGAAGCTGGATCCTCCGTACAATGGACGGACACAAAGTTTCAAGTGCCAGGGCCATACTCGACTTCAATTCAAAACACAAAAAGATAGACGGTTACGACGGATGCAACCGCATAGAAGGCAAACTCAACCTACATACCAACGACATGTACTCCTCAAAGCTCAAAACCTACCGATATGAATGCCTCAACTCTACCAAACGCTTCGTCAGCGCACGCCTCCACCAAGCCATAGGTGAAGGCTTCACCATCCAAAAAGGCAAAATGAAAGATGAAGAGGGTATCGTTCTCAAAAGCAAAAACCATACACTCTTTTTCAAAAAACTCGGCAAAAGCTCCATTACTGATTTTCTTAAGTAA
- the murF gene encoding Mur ligase family protein: MIIVNYLFYALFLLAMGYYAIINLQWYSYKLERVMFHHTKTWWHFVYFLIPYVLYVLVNYALPQFGFVVVIAYLAFFYQWYKGLDKPLVWTGRVKRFYALMVFLALFITFAFNHFAVVIPIFLAYFISLFIEKMLFHGFKTKAQKKIDDMKDLTVVGITASYGKTSIKNYIEHLLKAKYRTYATPRSVNTLGGVMKDINDDLPEDTEVYVVEMGARGEGDIAEITTFVNPQYVVVGKIGPAHIEYFKTMENIRNTKMEILQSHRLKEAWIHESAMVKPEKNIHIFGTGENLDMKTGLPAPEYLIKDIEATLDATSFTLDGVRYSASILGAFNAMNLAAAVLVAKKLGLSDEEIQQGLSTLKAVDHRLQRIDAGGKVILDDSFNGNIDGMMASFDLASTYAGRKVVITPGLVEVDDELNMQVAKRANEVFDLVVVTGDLNYAIFKEHVDPEKLVKLASKSEMESMLVEQTLPGDLILFANDAPSFV; encoded by the coding sequence ATGATCATCGTAAACTATCTTTTTTATGCACTTTTTCTTCTGGCGATGGGTTACTACGCCATCATCAACCTTCAGTGGTACAGTTACAAGCTTGAACGTGTGATGTTCCACCATACCAAGACCTGGTGGCATTTTGTCTATTTCCTGATTCCTTATGTTCTTTATGTGCTGGTGAACTATGCTCTGCCGCAGTTCGGTTTCGTGGTCGTTATCGCCTACCTGGCGTTTTTCTACCAGTGGTACAAAGGGCTGGACAAGCCGCTGGTATGGACGGGAAGAGTGAAACGTTTCTATGCACTGATGGTGTTTCTGGCCCTCTTCATCACTTTTGCCTTCAACCATTTTGCAGTGGTCATTCCCATCTTCCTGGCCTATTTTATTTCTCTCTTCATCGAAAAGATGCTTTTTCACGGTTTCAAGACCAAAGCGCAGAAGAAGATAGACGACATGAAAGACCTCACCGTGGTTGGGATCACGGCGAGTTACGGGAAGACCAGCATCAAGAACTATATCGAACACTTGCTCAAAGCGAAGTACAGGACGTATGCTACGCCGCGTTCGGTCAATACGCTTGGCGGTGTGATGAAAGATATCAATGACGACCTGCCTGAAGATACGGAAGTCTATGTGGTCGAGATGGGGGCAAGAGGCGAGGGTGACATTGCCGAGATCACCACGTTCGTCAACCCGCAGTATGTCGTGGTTGGCAAGATAGGCCCAGCGCATATCGAATACTTCAAGACCATGGAGAACATCCGAAACACCAAAATGGAGATACTCCAAAGCCACCGTCTTAAAGAAGCATGGATCCACGAAAGCGCGATGGTAAAACCTGAAAAGAACATCCATATATTCGGCACCGGAGAGAACCTGGATATGAAAACCGGGCTTCCTGCTCCCGAGTATCTCATAAAAGATATTGAAGCGACACTGGATGCTACCTCTTTCACACTGGACGGCGTACGCTACTCGGCAAGTATACTGGGTGCCTTCAATGCCATGAACCTGGCTGCTGCCGTACTGGTGGCCAAAAAGCTCGGCCTCAGCGATGAAGAGATACAGCAGGGTCTTTCCACGCTCAAAGCGGTCGATCACAGGCTACAGCGTATCGATGCGGGAGGAAAGGTCATTCTTGATGACTCTTTCAACGGGAATATTGACGGAATGATGGCATCCTTCGACCTTGCTTCGACCTATGCCGGAAGAAAAGTGGTCATCACACCGGGCCTGGTCGAAGTGGACGACGAACTGAACATGCAGGTAGCAAAAAGGGCCAATGAGGTCTTTGACCTGGTAGTGGTAACGGGAGACCTGAACTATGCCATCTTCAAAGAGCATGTCGACCCGGAGAAACTGGTGAAGCTTGCGAGTAAGTCAGAGATGGAGAGTATGCTGGTGGAGCAGACGTTGCCGGGGGATTTGATCCTCTTCGCCAACGACGCCCCTTCTTTCGTGTAA
- the ruvA gene encoding Holliday junction branch migration protein RuvA has product MIVGMEGIVERRDPTFIHLNVNGIIYEIQVSINTSNAIQEKRVKLFITQVIREDADLLFGFMDTNEKKMFDTVLKINGVGPKVGLAICSTFTPETFAKVVASKDVSMLKRVPGIGPKAASRILVELADFIVDGNAAEGSSGALGEAVMALESLGFKKDAIQKALSGCSGDTSTLVKEGLKKLQRL; this is encoded by the coding sequence ATGATCGTAGGTATGGAAGGAATAGTGGAGAGACGTGATCCCACATTCATTCATTTAAATGTGAACGGGATCATCTATGAAATACAGGTTTCCATCAATACCTCTAATGCCATACAGGAGAAGCGTGTAAAGCTTTTCATCACTCAGGTGATACGGGAAGATGCCGACCTGCTGTTCGGTTTTATGGATACCAATGAGAAGAAGATGTTCGATACGGTCCTGAAGATCAATGGCGTAGGGCCCAAAGTAGGGCTTGCCATCTGTTCGACCTTTACACCTGAGACCTTTGCCAAAGTAGTGGCTTCAAAAGATGTCAGTATGCTCAAAAGAGTACCCGGTATCGGTCCGAAAGCGGCCAGCCGTATTCTGGTAGAGTTGGCGGACTTCATTGTGGACGGGAATGCAGCAGAGGGTAGCAGCGGTGCACTGGGTGAAGCGGTCATGGCACTTGAAAGCCTCGGGTTCAAGAAAGATGCCATCCAAAAGGCGCTTTCAGGGTGTTCCGGCGATACAAGTACTCTGGTGAAAGAGGGCTTGAAGAAGTTACAGAGACTATAA
- a CDS encoding NAD(P)/FAD-dependent oxidoreductase: protein MNIIIIGGGASALMLASLLPKKSATIIEKNAASGAKILISGGGKCNITNAVMGTDFFLADKSFVIPSLEAFDEKELLGWLKKRGLEPVLKKDSQYFCKESSRELLSLLQKESRKQTFLYNETVLSVSKREGHFYVKTNKRTLTADAVVVASGGLSFPKLGASGIGYEVAKHFGHSIVRTAPALVGFTVQKEQFFFKELSGTSTEVVINVNGQTCEGSLLFAHKGVSGPAVLDASLYWEKGKMEIDFLPGFSWESIRKSPKQLSSLLPMPKRVTKAFLLQLELHDKTGSKITDNELLILKGLNHYIFAPAGTFGYSKAEVTKGGVDTAEVDRQTMMSKKTEGLFFTGEVLDVTGRLGGYNFQWAFSSAANCARFFTGRKR, encoded by the coding sequence ATGAATATCATTATTATAGGGGGAGGAGCAAGTGCATTGATGCTGGCTTCTCTGCTTCCCAAAAAGTCCGCAACCATCATTGAAAAGAACGCAGCATCCGGAGCGAAGATTTTAATTTCGGGTGGAGGAAAGTGCAACATCACCAATGCAGTGATGGGTACGGACTTTTTTCTGGCAGATAAATCATTTGTCATACCTTCACTCGAAGCATTTGACGAGAAAGAACTGTTGGGATGGCTGAAGAAGCGCGGACTTGAACCGGTGCTGAAAAAAGATAGCCAGTATTTCTGTAAAGAGTCGTCACGCGAACTCCTCTCCCTTTTGCAAAAGGAGAGTAGGAAACAGACCTTTCTTTACAATGAAACAGTTCTTTCTGTCAGCAAAAGAGAAGGGCATTTTTATGTTAAAACCAACAAAAGAACGCTCACTGCCGATGCTGTGGTGGTTGCATCGGGTGGCCTGAGTTTTCCGAAACTTGGGGCCAGCGGTATCGGGTATGAGGTCGCCAAGCACTTTGGACACAGCATTGTCAGAACCGCTCCGGCACTGGTAGGTTTTACGGTACAGAAAGAGCAATTTTTCTTCAAAGAGCTCAGCGGTACTTCCACGGAAGTGGTCATTAATGTAAATGGTCAGACCTGCGAGGGATCCCTTCTGTTTGCCCACAAAGGCGTCAGCGGGCCGGCAGTGCTGGATGCTTCGCTGTATTGGGAAAAAGGAAAGATGGAGATAGATTTTCTACCCGGTTTTTCCTGGGAAAGCATAAGGAAAAGTCCTAAGCAGCTCTCGTCACTGCTGCCAATGCCCAAACGTGTTACTAAGGCATTTCTGCTACAATTAGAGCTTCATGACAAAACAGGAAGCAAGATCACAGATAATGAACTGCTCATTTTAAAAGGCTTGAACCACTACATTTTTGCCCCTGCCGGGACATTCGGTTACTCCAAAGCGGAAGTGACAAAAGGCGGAGTGGATACAGCCGAGGTGGACAGGCAAACGATGATGAGCAAAAAAACAGAAGGGCTTTTTTTCACGGGGGAAGTACTGGATGTAACAGGCCGACTGGGAGGGTATAACTTCCAATGGGCATTTTCAAGCGCAGCGAACTGTGCACGATTCTTTACTGGGAGGAAAAGATGA
- a CDS encoding C40 family peptidase: MNKTFILSIFLFSVSNANLFTITDTNHNVIISKTLEHKENDCLNQKETEYSLQAIYDELHREENLAHRAEAARLRANRIAREMVAAKKAGKEYHMSAIDRQKLLEDAKFFKGGKYVWGGTSPKGFDCSGYVQYLYRKHNVNLPRTAWAQSKKGEPVDIHDLQKGDLLFFLTDKKRGIPVTHVGIYLGNGKFIHAASRKKGIIISPIDHGYYAQKFVSARRVIEPHRQSISSL, from the coding sequence ATGAATAAAACATTTATATTATCTATATTTCTCTTTAGTGTATCCAATGCAAATCTCTTTACTATTACTGATACCAATCATAATGTCATCATCAGCAAAACACTTGAACATAAAGAAAATGACTGCCTCAACCAGAAAGAGACGGAGTATTCCCTTCAGGCGATCTATGATGAGCTGCACCGTGAAGAGAATCTCGCACACAGGGCTGAGGCTGCAAGACTGAGGGCCAACCGTATCGCCAGAGAAATGGTCGCAGCCAAAAAAGCGGGCAAAGAATATCATATGTCAGCCATCGACAGGCAGAAGCTTCTTGAAGATGCCAAATTCTTCAAAGGTGGAAAATATGTCTGGGGTGGTACTTCACCCAAAGGCTTCGACTGTTCCGGCTATGTACAGTACCTCTACAGGAAACACAATGTCAACCTTCCCCGCACGGCATGGGCACAGTCGAAAAAAGGTGAACCCGTCGATATACATGATTTGCAGAAAGGTGACCTGCTCTTCTTCCTTACCGATAAAAAGCGTGGTATTCCCGTAACACATGTCGGTATCTATCTTGGTAACGGAAAATTCATTCATGCCGCTTCAAGAAAGAAAGGGATCATCATCTCCCCCATAGATCACGGATATTATGCCCAGAAATTCGTCTCGGCACGTCGTGTGATCGAACCGCATAGACAAAGTATATCTTCCCTGTGA